The sequence below is a genomic window from Myxococcus xanthus.
GCCGGCCCGGACGTTGTACGGCACCCGCTCCAGCGTGCGCCGCGGCCCCAACTGGGTGACGAGCGACAGGCTGGCCCGGCCCACCGACGTCTGCCGGAAGCCCTGGAGGAAGCGCGCGCCCAGCGCGAAGCTGGCCTCGTGCGGCGGCAGGGCCGGGAAGACATCCTGCGCCGCCACGCGAAGGAAGGCGCGCCACTGCTCCAATGTGTACTGGGGGCGCAGCGGCTCCGACAGGTCGAGCCCCACCGCCTTCAAGCGCTGGCGTCCATCCCGGGTGAGATACGGCCCGAGCGCCCGCACGAAGAGCGCTTCCACGGACTGAGCGAACATGAGCTTCTCTGACGCCAT
It includes:
- a CDS encoding DUF2378 family protein, whose protein sequence is MASEKLMFAQSVEALFVRALGPYLTRDGRQRLKAVGLDLSEPLRPQYTLEQWRAFLRVAAQDVFPALPPHEASFALGARFLQGFRQTSVGRASLSLVTQLGPRRTLERVPYNVRAGNNFNEVRVEESTQDSATLWMKDVTADTPDFAAGFLAETLRSAGAGHVEVKPIAFDGTAATFRVTWSKAASRAPVAGAGPRRVH